The region AAGGTTGCTGTAGAAGAGCTGGAAAAGGGCAACTTCAACCTGACCCTCGATGCCGTCGAGCACTCCGATCAGGGCACCTACCAGACCGTGTTCATGTACAACGACAAGAAGGTGTTAGAGTGCACCAACTGGGTGCATGTTGGAGGTAAACGCGAGATCGGCTTTTTCGCAGTTATCAAACCATAGCATTGTTGGTGTAAAAGAACTAACGGATGGCacagaagagggggaaaaaaaaaaaacgcagcaCTTCCTTTATGCTGGTGGCCTGCTGTTCACACATGGTCTGATCTGCAGCTCATTCTTTTTCTGGGGAAAGTCAGTCAATGGGTGGTGTAAAGTTACTcttcctgaacacacacacacacacacacacacacacacactgcctgaaacaaaccagagcctaacccagaaacacagggccaaaggctggaggtggaggggacacacccaggacaggacgccagtccatcacaaggcaccccaagcgggactcgaaccctagacccactagagatcaggacccggccaaacgtgccaccgcaccccccgcctgAGTGTAgtgctgttacatttacatttacttatttagcagacacttttccccaaagcaacttccaatgaactctatgctgtgttatgagcccacacaccttattcgctgcggtgacttacactgctagatacactacttacactgagtcactcatccacacatcagtggaacacactctctctctctgtcactcaggcACACGCCGTTCCATAGCGTGTGAACTCTCAGTGGACTTCCGTTAAGTGTGACGTGGGCGTGATGAAATGTAACCTTAACCCTGACAGTTGTTTCATTTCCTCAAAGGAAGGTTCTGAAAGATGAGcgggcggcacagcaggtagcgctggtgcctcgcagctcccgGGCCGTGCGTTTCGCGTCGTAATCCAAAGTTGCGTTTCGGGTCAGTTATTGCCACGACGTTGCTCGTAGCGtgcgaatgagtgtgtgtgactgccctgcgatggactccTGCCCCGTTCAGAGTGTTCCCTGCCACACACCCTACGATTCTGGGCTAGACTCTGCGCCACCGTGACCCTCGTTGGACCAGTTTGTCTTCGTATCCACATATAtgtaataaacaacaaaaacaatcacGTAGAAATCATTGCATGTGCAGGAAGGAGTGACTCCCCATCCGTTTGTACACTTTGGattgtaaagatttttttttttttaatcctttatgaTTAAATTTATATCCTGCGGTTCACAAATATACTTGCGCACACATACAGATTCTTACTGAACTGTTTTGCACTGTTGTGCTTATTAACTCGTAGCATAGTGTGtaacgctgctgcctttaggttgtaggtttgaatcccacctcaggctgtagtaacgtacttactctgaattgctccagtagaattacccagctgtataaatggtaaattgtTATAAGTCccttaaatgaaatttttttctgttctggaATCCCTTTAAAGAACTGGTTTAAACCGCGCTTTCATAGTACGGATGTTTCTTTTATAGAACGACAGGTTCGGACGCTGTCAACGGCGCTTAAAACCGCCCGGACTGCTGCCGGCCAGAGGTCGTCATGAGTCTCGCACCTCTGCGCTCATCTCTTAGAGCGTTTAATAGTGACACGGTGGAGCAGGGACTGCGGGCTGATGTGTTTAAGGAACTGGACTTGCGGACCTGTGGTGACAGGAGCCACGAAAGGTCAAAAACGTCCGTATTTCGGGACCCCGGCGTCTTCTTGGCAACGGGATCGCTCTCAGTTCTTCACCTGCGCTCACATCATCGGGGGCTTGTTTTCTGGGAAATCACCTCTGAGGCCGGATGTCGAACCGCAGGCGAAAACACGGTGACCTCGGGTCACTTCTGAGACGTGgcaaaaaataccttttttttcgCACATATTTGTAGGATTTCAAGACTGTTCTTCCACGTGGCATCATTTTAAAGCTGAGAGTGCTGGGAAAAAtgtgtcctctacagtggacaaaaaGAATGCCTGAGGCTCAGGGGGACAAAAAGAAAGAGCTCAATAGTAATAGAGCGGAGTCCCGAATATTCGGATGCCGCGGTACTTTTTGTCTCTTTTATGCTGGACATATTGCTACATGCCTATGATTGATACCCTGCCCAGTGTAGAACCATGTGAAACCTCTCTGGAGATCTCAGGGAGACCaattttgtgaatttctttttcatttttcaaccCTTTTTATAGTTACGGGCTGAATTGTGATAATACAGCCACGGGTTTTGCTTTAGGTTTTaccattaaaagaaatattaatgaacacaaacggcttttaattattcagataattaatgtaatttgaattattagttaaaattattattttgtaaatatcattaaataaaaaagtctgTATACTTATCATTTATGCTCTAGGTTCCATTATTATACTGACATAATTATTACTGTCAGTGgctggaaatgaataaatgggggattttatagctttttatttcagtgcttAAAATAAGCAATGGCTCATCTGGCAGCCCATTTAAAAGTATAGCTCGTGTGGCGCGTGGTTCCGTATTGCTGGATTCTTTGTAATCTCCCCCGCCGAACCCCCGACACCCTACTGTACTGAGACCCTAAACCCTACCGCAGTTACTCCAGTGGTAAACTTTGACATCATGCGGAGGAAATGACATCTTAACCTGAATATCCAGCCCCTCTTTGTTCCCTCTTGGTCTTTCAGCGGAATTCAGTAAGCCGGAAGTGAGTGTGGTGTCATGCGTGACGTCAGTGGAGAAGGTGAAGGAGGTGGAGGTCACGTGCCGCACCCGGGGAGGTTTCCCCCGGCCGTCCATCCGCTGGAGCTCCGGTAACTGTTCGGCGGACCAGGAGGCGGACGACAAAATCAAGGAGAGCTCCCAGAACAAAACCTTCGTCGTGCGGAGCCGTCTGACGGTCAATGCCAGTGTGGGGCAGAAGTACACCTGCAGCATCTTCAACCCCACGCTGGGGACGACTCAGGAGAACTCGGTCACCGTCCTCCAGTGTGAGTGGCCTGTCTTTCAGGAACGAGTTATTTTTATGTTAGCTGAGTCCATAATGTGAGGAGGTATGCTTTTGTATTGGACATTTGCACGCACGTCCCCTGTCACCACATTAGGATGCCCGGGAGGGGTGGGCTTGGACCACTCGGTctatttttctctccttgttcacagtgggagtttttttgttttcctctcctcaactgtcAACTGCCTGATCCTGATGTTCAGCAATAAGTGCTGCCGCTCTCTAGTGCACCTTTCCCTGGGAtgttgttcagcgctctgtgtctcGCCCTGGTGGGAAGAGTGCTTAGAACATTAATTGGAGTGCGTAGAAGTTGTTTTGAATTCTACTCATCAACGTCAATATTTTGTCCTTTGGCCACCTCCATCATTTACTGCTTTAGTTGTGGCCCGTTTATGCAGCGGTAGCATTTCAGATTTTAGGCTCAAACAGCATGGCtccatgttcagctccagggcGACTTCCTTTACCACACCTGCTCACACCTTCTGTGGTTGTCACCTCTCTGCAGGTCTCGTCCCGAAACCCTTCCCCACCACGATTTGTGTCATCATGGTCGCCGTGGTAGTCGTCGCTGCTATGCTGTTTGTCTTCTTCGCCTGCAGAAAAAGTACATTCTCCTTCTCGATCATAGTAATGTGacctttgtgttgtttttttgtttgtttgtttgcattttgtctccTGTGGTTTGAACACACTGGTCTCTCGCTCTTTCCTGCTGCAGAAAATGCCAACAGACCCAGGGAGGGAACAACAGCAGCGGCAGCGTCAGCAGCAGGTACGGGGTACACGCGCTCCTCATCTTCATGACTTCGTAGCTCTTTCCACGCGCCATTCTGTGCGTCATGTTCGCTGAAGATCAGTTGGTTCAACAGCTGAATCCCCACAGCGCTGATTTCAGCTTCCTGTCTTCCAGGTTATGATCTGGAGACACAGAAATTACAGGGCAACGGTAATTATGGAAACCACACCGACGAACATGATTCAAGTAAGTGCTATAACATTTATGTGAAACCTTTTTCTAAGGCAacttgcattattattattattattattattattattattatagcttcTATACTGACTctgcaactttaaaaaaatctgatttttcataaatacaaaGTCACTCTTACTACTCGGAAACTTTGTAACTTGAAATCTTATAACTGGAGGAGCCTGTGTGTTCTTcttcagattattattattattattattattattattatattgcttatttcatgtttttatgcataCCAACTCAGCGTGATCTTGACAGTTTACCGGcacagttcaggttaagtgcttctctcaagggtacaacgtcAGGTACCGTATTTTGGAGCATTAGCCCGTGTCTTTTTGCCAGCGGCCGGTGCTGCACATGTGCTCGAGCTGAACGTTCACTGGAAATGTCCGGTGAGGCTCCTGGGTCTCCGGCAGCAGCTCGAAGCGAAGAAACATAACTTTCCTTCTCACTCTTCCATTCCGCAGAGATCTTGTGAGAGTTTCCTCGGCTTTCCCGCAGTGGATCCCCCACGGCCGCTCCCTTTCTCGCCTGGACTTTCTGTGCTCTCGCAGAGGAGGAAGCGGTCCGCTGGAAGGGCTGCACCGGCGTCGAACGGCCACCCCCGCGCACCGGGGATCCTTCGGCACGCTCATCTAGAAAGCGGCGGGAACACGTTACACTAAAGGAGATGGGAACTCCCCGTCCCGCTCGGGAGCGCTACGCTTTGCTGTCTGCTGAGGATTATGGGAAGTTGTTACGATGGCCTCGCTTGGCGTCTGTTCCCTATGGAAATAACCTTGTCTGGGGTGTTTCCTCTTTGTCTTGGGGACACGTTTTGAACAGAGTCCATCGCTCGGCGGCGTCCCTGTGGGACAGGTGTCGTGGCCTCAGAGCTTTTTCTCATGGTGCCCACCTACctctgtatttttcatgtacATGTGtgtcatgtactgtatatatcatgtaatatatatgtaatttatcTGTGATGCCCTTTAGGGCTTTAACCCCTTTcctgtaatgtacagtatagtaTCTGCCAGTAATTTATCAAGTGTTTCCTTCGTGAAATGTGAACTGTGGTGAGGAAACACTTCAGCATTATTTAACTTCAAAAGCTTTACTAATACCAAGTTCTCACATCGCTGCCTGTGTTTACCTGCGTAACCATGGCAACGTGTCCACCTTGCACTTTCACCGATTTGACGGCGTAGCTGCGGATAAAATGTTGCTCCGTGGACATGTCGGCTTTACTGTGTTACCAGTGCAAATTCACATCTGACACAGTGAGCAAATGCAAACTGAACTCTGCTGGGAAAGTTCTGGAATGCTCCGTGCGCTCCTGGACTGTCCTGCGGATGTTGCTCTCGTGTGAACAATAGATTATCTTGTTCTTTTTCATATTGGAAAGAGTCATTAAACTTCGCTTTACTTAACTTCAAAGTTTCTCATTTTCCTCCcttgtatgtttttatgtacatatgtatgggTGTGCTGCagaagataataataataaaggggtTTTGTTTCTTAAATTGCCTGGGTCTCTTTCCTGGTCTGTTTCAAGGAATTTTACATATGTAATGTTGGTTTCTCCTTATTTAGTCCTGTATTTATATGCACTGGACTGCAGTCATGGCTCAAGGGGGATTTCTCTGTATTTCCACTGTGCCTTGGAGTCCCCTGGAGGAATGAATGTTGCTGTCAGATGATGGTCTTGACCCCCCCCACTGAGACTTCTAGGAGGAGGAGATggggtgatgatgatgaatcaACCCTGTTATATGAGTAACCGGTGTATTCGCCTCCCGCCCCGGTACACCAATTACTCAtataacagggttaatttgttctgtgaaactGTGAGGGGATTTAATGAGCATCATTTCTTATGGAACAAATGGCCACGAGGATGAAAAAACATCACCTAAAATTTACTGTtgatttttagttttaattggAAATTTTAGTTGAAAAAGTTCTTCTTGATGTGGCGCTTCTTCTTCTGTTGAAGATTTGTGAATTTTTCACTGAATTGGTGTTCGCTTAAACAACCAAAACTGAGAATATATTTTTGAAGGCTTTTGCTCAGGGTCTTATAAACGTTCTGTAAAACAATGAAGTCCTCTAATATAACAAAGTGTTCATATCTGAAGCTCAAAATACTACATGTTTACGGTATTTTTCACCGTGATTTACACACCGGTCCTCTGTCGAACTCCACAGAGCTGAGGATTTTTATTCCAAAAGGACACATCTGTACGTTTACGAATGAGAACAAACAAACCACGATATTTCTTCCCTATTaagtatgtttttgtttcattctagTTCTATTATTAAGATTTGTTTAAAGATAAAAAGCAACAAATTTCtcagtaatattaaaatgtttgaggctgtttttaaaacacacacataatatactgtatgaggagccacacacacacactttgtcttcAGTGACTGTCAGCTTATTGCTGTTGCATTAACTTCATATGACTCATTTACACTGAAACAactcaggtaagtaccttaccttACTGTCAGTAATAGGgagggggactcaaaccaacaaccttccgGTTATAAGGCCCTCTCCTTAATGGCCACAGTACCTGATGTTCGTCTCCT is a window of Scleropages formosus chromosome 14, fSclFor1.1, whole genome shotgun sequence DNA encoding:
- the LOC108928986 gene encoding CD276 antigen homolog, with protein sequence MALMKGGFIFTALIIGCMTAATTGTMVGNSTVNATLGQSVTLPCVYNPNAPLDKHSMRIYWQYQAGKDPIAMKMYNKGVMEMGTHINKKYQDKAKVAVEELEKGNFNLTLDAVEHSDQGTYQTVFMYNDKKVLECTNWVHVGAEFSKPEVSVVSCVTSVEKVKEVEVTCRTRGGFPRPSIRWSSGNCSADQEADDKIKESSQNKTFVVRSRLTVNASVGQKYTCSIFNPTLGTTQENSVTVLQCLVPKPFPTTICVIMVAVVVVAAMLFVFFACRKKNANRPREGTTAAAASAAGYDLETQKLQGNGNYGNHTDEHDSKIL